A part of Gossypium hirsutum isolate 1008001.06 chromosome A07, Gossypium_hirsutum_v2.1, whole genome shotgun sequence genomic DNA contains:
- the LOC107956879 gene encoding uncharacterized protein gives MEAKKEVPVPVIELESEESSTEEAEVESPRSVVVEMKKKVERVHSLVLRIREEESHLGEDLVSRDKENENDVVVVVRGGFYEKRRRGVNVVLACSPLSGKNNVKTPCSKAT, from the coding sequence ATGGAGGCAAAGAAGGAGGTTCCGGTTCCAGTTATTGAGTTGGAGAGTGAAGAGTCATCGACGGAGGAGGCGGAGGTGGAGTCGCCGAGATCGGTGGTGGTGGAGATGAAGAAGAAAGTGGAGAGAGTTCATAGTCTGGTTTTGAGGATAAGAGAAGAGGAATCACATCTTGGCGAAGATCTTGTCAGCCGTGACAAAGAGAATGAGAATGACGTCGTCGTCGTAGTTCGTGGAGGTTTCTATGAAAAACGACGACGTGGTGTTAACGTGGTTCTTGCCTGCTCGCCTCTCAGCGGCAAGAACAATGTTAAAACGCCTTGCAGTAAAGCTACTTAA